In Rhizobium etli CFN 42, the sequence GTGATCGATCTCGACCCGGCGCTGATCGAAGATTCCTTCGTGACCGACCGGCTGGCGCATACTGACGAACAGTTCCGGGAATTAGTCGAGGCGATCCGCCTGCGCGGCCAGGATTCACCGATCCTTGTGCGCCCGCATCCCGAGAGGGAGGGGCGATATCAGATCGCTTTTGGTCATCGTCGTGCGCGGGCGGCAAAGGAGCTCGGCCGACCTGTCCGGGCGGTGGTCAAGAGACTCGACGACCGCGACCATGTCATTGCGCAGGGCCAGGAGAATTCGGCACGCGCCGATCTCTCCTTCATCGAGAGGACGATGTTTGCCGACAAGCTCGACACGTTGGGTTTCGACCGGGAAACGATCATGTCGGCACTCAGCGCAGACAAGACGACGGTGTCCAAGATGCTGTCGGTCACGAAGCGGATTCCGGCCGAAGTCCTGGCCGCGATCGGCGTAGCCAAGACGACTGGCCGCGATCGCTGGCATGATCTTTCGGCGAAATTCGAGACGGAAAACATCGCAGCCCGGGCGATTGAGTTCACCAGATCGGTGGAGTTCGAGACGGCCGAGCCGGACGCCCGCTTCGACATGCTTGTCGCCTTCATCAGCAGGAACCAACAGGCGTCGCCCGCCGCCGCAGTTCAGCCCGTGGCGCACGCCTGGCAGCGCCGGGACGGAGCCGTCAAAGCGAAGATCAAGGATGATGGAAAACAGTTCACCATCGCGCTGAAGGCGGAGAAGGCATCTGCCTTTGGCGCCTACATCGCCAGCAATCTGGATCGTCTCTACGAGGCGTTCGAGAAGACACAGGATTTGACGAAGAACGGAGATCAATAAGCAAAAGAAAAGGCCCCCGAACGTTGCCGTCGCGGAAGCCCTCTCTGATCTAGACACCCAGAGAATCACATTTCCGCGAATCATAGTCAAGAGTCTTTGGCACCGAATTTGGTGAGGCGTGATCTTTTGCCTTGAAGAAGGCGAAGAAAATGGAAAGCGGAAGTGTGACGACGCCCTTCGGGCGGCGGCCGATGACGTTTGGCATGTTGGCAAGTCAGGCCGCTGCCCGAAAAATCGAGCCCGGCCGATCGATTGATAAATGGAAACTCTATCGCGCCCTGTGCGAGGCCAGGCCGCTGCTCGGCATTACAGACCGGGCGCTTTCCATCCTGAACGCCTTGCTGAGCTTTTATCCCAAGGGAGAGCTCTCCGAGGAGAACGGCTTGGTCGTATTTCCTTCGAATACGCAGCTCTCTCTGCGCGCGCATGGAATGGCGGAGCAGACGATCCGTCGCCACCTGGCGGCGCTGATCGAGGCCGGATTGCTGATCCGCAAGGACAGCCCGAACGGCAAGCGTTACGCTCGCAAGGAGCAGGGCGGGGAGATCCGTGAGGCATTCGGCTTCTCGCTGGCGCCGCTGCTTGCGCGCGCGGACGAGATCGAGCGGCTGGCGGCCGAGATGGCAGCCGAACGATTGCAGCTGCAGCGGCTCAAAGAGCGCCTGACGCTTTGCAGGCGCGACATCGCCAAGCTCATCGAGATGGCCGTGGAAGAGGGCGCCTCTGGTGATTGGAGCGGGGTCCACCTGCATTTTCGAGGCATCGTCGAACGGCTGCCGCGCTCGCCATCCTTCGAGAAGATTGCCGCCGCACTCGACGAACTGGAACTGTTGCGCGAAGAAATCACCAATCAGTTGGAAATGCAGGTTAAAGCTCCAAATCAAAGCGGCAATGCCCAACATTCTGAGCGGCACATACAGAATTCAAACCCACACTACACTACTGAACTTGAACCACGCTTCGAAACGAAGCAGGGCGCAACGGTGGACGACCAATCGGAAGGTTGGGCCGAGCCGAGGGCCAGAATAGCGACACAGGAGGGGAAGGGCAGGCCCATGCCAGCTGCAAACTCAGCCTCGGTTGCCGGCGGCGGGCTCAAATCCTTCCCGCTGGGCCTGGTGCTGCAGGCCTGCCCAGAGATCGCCGCCTATGGACCGCAGGGCTCGGTGGGCACATGGCGCGATCTGATGGCGGCGGCTGTCGTCGTGCGCTCAATGCTCGGAGTGAGCCCCTCGGCCTATGAACAGGCCTGCGAGGTCATGGGGCCTGAAAATGCGGCTACCGTCATAGCGTGCGTGCTTGAAAGGGCAGGGCACATCAATTC encodes:
- the repC gene encoding plasmid replication protein RepC, which encodes MESGSVTTPFGRRPMTFGMLASQAAARKIEPGRSIDKWKLYRALCEARPLLGITDRALSILNALLSFYPKGELSEENGLVVFPSNTQLSLRAHGMAEQTIRRHLAALIEAGLLIRKDSPNGKRYARKEQGGEIREAFGFSLAPLLARADEIERLAAEMAAERLQLQRLKERLTLCRRDIAKLIEMAVEEGASGDWSGVHLHFRGIVERLPRSPSFEKIAAALDELELLREEITNQLEMQVKAPNQSGNAQHSERHIQNSNPHYTTELEPRFETKQGATVDDQSEGWAEPRARIATQEGKGRPMPAANSASVAGGGLKSFPLGLVLQACPEIAAYGPQGSVGTWRDLMAAAVVVRSMLGVSPSAYEQACEVMGPENAATVIACVLERAGHINSAGGYLRDLTRRAERGEFAIGPMLMALVRTNSPIRGKTG
- the repB gene encoding plasmid partitioning protein RepB yields the protein MARKNLLSGLMDDSKKFTAVNNEDEPAPRDERQHITYKGIGALGAVTRSIDALAAKADAAKAIEEQLASGETVIDLDPALIEDSFVTDRLAHTDEQFRELVEAIRLRGQDSPILVRPHPEREGRYQIAFGHRRARAAKELGRPVRAVVKRLDDRDHVIAQGQENSARADLSFIERTMFADKLDTLGFDRETIMSALSADKTTVSKMLSVTKRIPAEVLAAIGVAKTTGRDRWHDLSAKFETENIAARAIEFTRSVEFETAEPDARFDMLVAFISRNQQASPAAAVQPVAHAWQRRDGAVKAKIKDDGKQFTIALKAEKASAFGAYIASNLDRLYEAFEKTQDLTKNGDQ